A single window of Candidatus Aminicenantes bacterium DNA harbors:
- the nadB gene encoding L-aspartate oxidase, protein MAAAETIRTDVLIIGCGIAGASAAFEAAKAGLNVVVLAKESAAEESNTYYAQGGIVTLGPDDEPAILRDDIIRTGDGLSDPAAVDILVADGRALVDSVLRGELAVPFDRDASGALDYAQEASHSRRRILHVEDTTGRTIEEHFLAALARFPTIRLLTGQTAVDLLTVPHHSKDPVAYYREPRCLGAYVLENASRRVRTILAQTTVLATGGCGSVFLNTSNPPGANGAGFAMAYRAAVRIVNMEYVQFHPTILYHRDAPGFLISETVRGEGARLKTLDGRTFMEKYSDRADLAPRDEVARAIYEEMINANTSHVLLDLASYATIDIVKRFPNIAKTCARYGIDIARDPIPVVPAAHYCCGGVLVDGQGRTSLKGLYAVGEVSCTGVHGANRLASTSLLEGLVWGTRAARDIVARFAPAELIPDSEIHEWYYPTREEAIDPALINQDWLTIRSTMWNYAGVLRRGKRLERAKADLEYLRHRIERFYREAVMDASLVGLRHGIETALLIVHAALANPVSAGAHYRVD, encoded by the coding sequence ATGGCCGCGGCTGAGACGATTCGGACCGACGTCCTGATCATCGGCTGCGGCATCGCCGGGGCCAGCGCCGCTTTCGAGGCGGCCAAGGCCGGCCTGAACGTGGTCGTCCTGGCCAAAGAATCCGCGGCCGAGGAATCGAACACCTACTACGCTCAAGGCGGGATCGTCACCTTGGGTCCCGACGACGAACCCGCCATCCTGCGCGACGACATTATCCGGACCGGCGACGGATTGAGCGATCCCGCCGCGGTTGACATCCTGGTCGCGGACGGCCGGGCTCTCGTCGACAGCGTCCTGCGGGGCGAGCTGGCGGTGCCGTTCGACCGCGACGCGTCCGGCGCTCTCGACTACGCCCAGGAGGCCAGCCATTCCCGACGGCGCATCCTCCACGTCGAGGATACGACCGGCCGCACGATCGAGGAGCATTTCCTAGCCGCCCTGGCCCGCTTTCCCACCATCCGCCTCCTGACCGGCCAGACCGCGGTCGACCTGCTGACGGTGCCGCATCATTCGAAGGATCCCGTCGCGTACTACCGGGAGCCGCGCTGCCTGGGAGCCTATGTCCTTGAGAACGCTTCGCGGCGCGTCCGGACGATCCTGGCCCAGACGACCGTCCTGGCTACGGGCGGCTGCGGGTCCGTCTTCCTGAACACTTCGAACCCTCCCGGTGCCAACGGAGCCGGCTTCGCCATGGCTTACCGGGCCGCGGTCCGCATCGTGAACATGGAGTACGTCCAGTTCCATCCGACGATCCTCTATCACCGCGACGCGCCAGGATTCCTGATTTCGGAGACGGTGCGCGGCGAAGGGGCCCGGCTCAAGACCCTGGACGGCCGGACGTTCATGGAGAAATACAGCGACCGGGCTGACCTGGCCCCGCGTGACGAAGTGGCCCGGGCCATTTACGAGGAGATGATCAACGCCAACACCAGCCATGTCCTTTTAGACCTGGCCTCCTACGCGACCATCGATATCGTCAAGCGGTTCCCCAACATCGCCAAGACCTGCGCCCGCTACGGCATCGACATCGCCCGCGACCCCATCCCGGTCGTCCCGGCGGCCCACTACTGCTGCGGCGGCGTCCTGGTCGACGGGCAGGGGAGGACGTCGCTCAAGGGGCTCTATGCGGTCGGCGAAGTCTCCTGCACGGGTGTCCACGGTGCCAACCGGCTGGCCTCAACCTCGCTCCTGGAGGGTCTGGTCTGGGGGACGCGGGCGGCCAGGGATATCGTCGCCCGCTTCGCCCCGGCCGAGCTCATCCCGGATTCCGAAATCCACGAGTGGTATTATCCGACCCGCGAGGAAGCCATCGACCCGGCTCTGATCAACCAGGACTGGCTGACCATCCGCTCGACCATGTGGAACTACGCCGGCGTCCTGCGCCGGGGCAAGCGGCTGGAGCGGGCCAAGGCGGATCTGGAGTATCTGCGCCACCGGATCGAACGGTTCTACCGCGAGGCGGTCATGGACGCCTCCCTGGTCGGGCTCCGGCACGGCATCGAGACGGCCCTCCTCATCGTCCATGCCGCCCTGGCCAACCCCGTCAGCGCCGGGGCCCACTACCGGGTCGACTGA
- the ileS gene encoding isoleucine--tRNA ligase — MADGPDVKSTLNLPQTPFAMKAKLSLKEPELLQRWEQIGLYDKIQAARAASPSFVLHDGPPYANGNIHLGTAMNKILKDFIIKSKTMQGFRAPYLPGWDCHGLPIEIHVDKLLGDKKKELSLIQIREECRAYALKYLDIQRSSFKRLGILGEWDKPYMTMDPAFEAEVIRHLAAFFASGNVFKGKRAVHWCPVCKTALAEAEIVYKDKTSPSIYVKFPVVSDLSDISPALAGRKISVIIWTTTPWTLPANLAIAFHPEHDYAAWESGGDVYITAHRLMPMVAEICGLKDPRVLAVFPGRVLEKRKARHPFIDRDSLFVLAEYVSLEDGTGAVHTAPGHGHDDFLTGVAYGLDPYAPLDDEGRFLPEVEKYAGLNVFKANRIINEDMKKDGSLLHENEISHSYPHCWRCKSPVIFRATAQWFISMDAAGLRTKALEAIKRVRWVPAWGEERMASMMAGRPDWCISRQRSWGVPIPAFDCRQCGHVLADEAIALRVADLFQAGGSNVWFEKTAAELLPPGTVCPQCGSSDLEKESNILDVWFESGASQNVLGKRPDLPWPADVYIEGHDQHRGWFNSSMVIGVGAKGSSPYRACITCGFVLDAKGRAMSKSAGNVIEPKEIIARGGAEILRLWVAMLNYKEDAPYGVEIEARIVEAYRKIRNTWRFLLGNLSDFSPDTDAVPAAEMEPLDRWALRRFTEVGRRMRKGYADYEFHVVYHALAQFFTVDLSAFYLDVLKDRLYCSAKSSRLRRSAQTALYRILRDSLTLMAPILPFTAEEAWDVLPPRVGREESVHLALFPDLKEEWMDDVEAAEWEELLTVRETVLKVLENARERKEIGTSLEARVRLGVQPAQAGLIERYRDQLASLFIVSDVAVEPAAGDALEAAVSPVPGGKCLRCWTYSEYVGTSPDHPEFCRRCDDVVSGRAR, encoded by the coding sequence ATGGCCGACGGACCGGATGTGAAAAGCACGCTTAACCTGCCCCAGACGCCCTTCGCGATGAAAGCCAAGCTGTCCCTGAAGGAGCCTGAGCTCCTCCAGCGTTGGGAACAGATCGGCCTGTATGACAAAATTCAGGCCGCCCGGGCCGCGTCCCCCTCCTTCGTCCTGCACGACGGGCCGCCCTATGCCAACGGCAACATCCACTTGGGTACGGCCATGAATAAGATCCTCAAGGACTTCATCATCAAGTCCAAGACCATGCAGGGCTTCCGGGCGCCCTACCTCCCTGGTTGGGACTGCCACGGCCTGCCGATCGAGATTCACGTCGACAAGCTGCTGGGGGACAAGAAGAAGGAGCTCTCGCTCATCCAGATCCGCGAGGAATGTCGGGCCTACGCCCTGAAATACCTGGACATCCAGCGATCGTCCTTCAAGCGCTTGGGCATCCTCGGCGAATGGGACAAGCCCTACATGACCATGGACCCGGCTTTCGAAGCCGAGGTCATCCGGCATCTGGCCGCCTTCTTCGCCTCTGGCAACGTCTTCAAAGGCAAGCGGGCCGTCCACTGGTGCCCGGTCTGCAAGACGGCCTTGGCCGAGGCCGAGATCGTCTACAAGGACAAGACCTCGCCCTCGATCTATGTCAAGTTCCCGGTCGTTTCAGACCTGTCCGACATCTCGCCCGCCCTGGCCGGGCGCAAGATATCGGTCATCATCTGGACGACGACCCCCTGGACCCTGCCGGCCAACCTGGCCATCGCTTTCCATCCCGAGCATGACTACGCGGCCTGGGAGTCCGGCGGCGATGTCTACATCACAGCCCACCGGCTGATGCCCATGGTGGCCGAGATCTGCGGCTTAAAAGACCCCCGGGTCCTGGCCGTCTTCCCCGGCCGCGTGCTGGAGAAGCGCAAGGCCCGACATCCCTTCATCGATCGGGACTCGCTGTTCGTCCTGGCCGAGTACGTCAGCCTGGAGGACGGAACAGGCGCCGTCCACACCGCGCCCGGCCATGGCCACGACGACTTCCTGACCGGGGTCGCCTACGGCCTGGACCCTTACGCTCCGCTCGACGACGAGGGCCGCTTCCTGCCCGAAGTGGAGAAATACGCCGGCCTCAACGTCTTCAAGGCCAACCGGATCATCAACGAAGACATGAAAAAGGACGGCTCGCTCCTGCACGAGAACGAGATCTCCCACTCCTACCCCCATTGCTGGCGGTGCAAGAGCCCGGTCATCTTCCGGGCCACGGCCCAATGGTTCATCTCGATGGACGCGGCCGGGCTGCGAACGAAGGCCCTGGAGGCGATCAAGCGTGTCCGCTGGGTGCCGGCTTGGGGCGAAGAGCGCATGGCCTCCATGATGGCCGGCCGGCCGGATTGGTGCATCTCCCGTCAGAGGTCCTGGGGTGTCCCTATTCCCGCCTTCGACTGCCGCCAATGCGGGCATGTCCTGGCTGACGAGGCGATCGCCCTGCGAGTGGCCGACCTCTTCCAGGCCGGCGGTTCGAACGTCTGGTTCGAGAAGACCGCGGCCGAGCTGCTGCCGCCGGGGACGGTCTGCCCGCAGTGCGGCTCGTCCGACCTTGAAAAAGAAAGCAACATCCTCGACGTCTGGTTCGAGTCGGGGGCCAGCCAAAACGTGCTGGGTAAGCGCCCCGATCTGCCTTGGCCGGCCGACGTCTACATTGAAGGCCACGACCAGCACAGGGGCTGGTTCAACAGCTCCATGGTTATCGGGGTCGGGGCCAAGGGCAGCTCGCCCTATCGCGCCTGCATCACCTGCGGCTTCGTCCTCGACGCCAAGGGCCGGGCCATGTCCAAATCGGCCGGCAACGTTATTGAGCCTAAGGAAATCATCGCCCGCGGCGGAGCCGAAATCCTGCGCCTGTGGGTGGCCATGCTCAATTACAAGGAAGACGCCCCCTACGGGGTGGAGATCGAGGCCCGCATCGTCGAGGCTTACCGGAAGATCCGCAACACCTGGCGCTTCCTCCTGGGCAACCTTTCCGACTTTTCGCCCGACACGGATGCGGTTCCGGCCGCGGAGATGGAACCGCTGGACCGCTGGGCTTTGCGCCGCTTTACCGAGGTCGGCCGGCGCATGCGCAAGGGCTATGCCGACTACGAATTCCACGTCGTCTATCACGCCCTGGCCCAGTTCTTCACCGTCGACTTGAGCGCCTTCTATCTGGACGTCCTTAAAGACCGTTTATACTGCTCGGCCAAGTCCTCGCGGCTGCGCCGTTCGGCCCAGACGGCCCTCTACCGCATCCTGCGGGACTCCCTGACCCTGATGGCCCCCATCCTTCCGTTCACGGCCGAGGAAGCCTGGGACGTTCTCCCGCCCCGGGTAGGCCGTGAGGAATCGGTCCATTTGGCGCTTTTCCCCGACCTGAAAGAGGAATGGATGGACGACGTCGAGGCTGCGGAGTGGGAAGAACTGCTCACGGTCCGGGAGACGGTCCTCAAGGTCCTTGAAAACGCCCGCGAGCGGAAAGAGATCGGCACATCGTTGGAGGCCCGGGTCCGCCTGGGGGTGCAGCCGGCGCAGGCCGGCCTGATCGAGCGGTATCGCGACCAGCTCGCTTCGCTGTTCATCGTCTCCGACGTGGCTGTCGAGCCGGCTGCGGGCGACGCCCTGGAAGCCGCCGTCAGCCCCGTGCCGGGCGGCAAATGCCTTCGCTGCTGGACCTATTCCGAATACGTCGGCACCAGTCCGGACCATCCGGAGTTCTGCCGCCGCTGCGACGACGTCGTCTCGGGGAGGGCGCGATGA
- the nadC gene encoding carboxylating nicotinate-nucleotide diphosphorylase yields the protein MKKTAWLDAADRVITAALREDAPKGDITSQSLLPPGLLARAVLMAKQDGVLAGLEVAARVFRRVDPRVSFNRLLKDGDRFRPGDILAEVEGKAAGLLLAERTALNFLQRLSGIATVTRRYADVLAGTKTRLLDTRKTTPGLRVLEKQAVAAGGGVNHRMGLSDMVLIKDNHLLLVPGIADAVARARRKVGRGMKIEVEVTSFAQAREAVEAGADRIMLDNVSIAAMRKITAWVAGRVPIEVSGNVDLKRLPAIAALGVAFVSIGRLTHSAAAADISLELIGPLGRDEPRVPLDGLERRLREKVDHGRG from the coding sequence GTGAAGAAAACAGCTTGGCTCGACGCGGCCGATCGGGTTATTACGGCCGCTTTGCGCGAGGACGCCCCTAAGGGGGATATCACTTCGCAGAGCCTTCTTCCCCCGGGCCTGCTGGCCAGGGCCGTTTTGATGGCCAAGCAGGATGGCGTTCTGGCCGGCCTGGAAGTGGCCGCCCGGGTCTTTCGCCGGGTCGATCCGCGCGTCTCGTTCAACCGCCTGCTCAAGGACGGCGATCGGTTTCGTCCCGGCGATATCCTGGCCGAAGTCGAGGGCAAGGCGGCCGGGCTCCTGCTAGCCGAGCGGACGGCACTCAATTTCCTGCAGCGCCTGTCCGGCATCGCGACCGTAACCCGCCGTTATGCCGACGTCCTGGCCGGGACGAAGACCCGGCTCCTCGACACCCGTAAGACGACCCCGGGGCTGCGCGTCCTGGAGAAACAAGCCGTGGCCGCCGGCGGCGGCGTCAACCACCGGATGGGTCTCTCCGATATGGTCCTGATCAAGGACAACCATCTTCTCCTCGTCCCCGGCATCGCCGATGCCGTCGCCCGGGCCCGCCGCAAGGTCGGCCGCGGCATGAAGATCGAGGTCGAGGTGACGAGCTTCGCCCAGGCCCGCGAGGCCGTCGAGGCCGGGGCCGATCGGATCATGCTCGACAACGTGTCTATCGCGGCCATGCGCAAGATCACAGCCTGGGTCGCAGGCCGCGTCCCGATCGAAGTTTCGGGCAATGTCGACCTGAAGCGCCTGCCCGCGATCGCCGCTCTGGGCGTCGCTTTCGTCTCGATCGGCCGTCTGACCCATTCCGCTGCCGCGGCGGACATCAGCCTGGAGCTGATCGGCCCGCTGGGCCGCGACGAGCCCCGGGTCCCATTGGATGGGTTGGAGCGAAGGCTCCGCGAGAAGGTCGATCATGGCCGCGGCTGA